From Acinonyx jubatus isolate Ajub_Pintada_27869175 chromosome F2, VMU_Ajub_asm_v1.0, whole genome shotgun sequence, the proteins below share one genomic window:
- the LOC106989384 gene encoding maestro heat-like repeat family member 5 isoform X10 codes for MSALQKSQALEAVQCHIREHTQLIRKEVPNAGLQELLAALNLELKQPLEKTFLFHFYGLILRECACVDLVRRHLASLLELSHQSSGQREGIAVAIGIVSSRHMQEVWATLEHVGRTRFLRTVFTSPDSQQPETDTHWRWAGSTSLLCYGQMAAHAGAQILPWVDNIVSRMVYYFSCSRYDNILKTSFLSATIMLLKALRQNSTPSYKFSQIPELIQCLLCILQKEPNFLTTLFREKIILVIVGLSNLRPGLKPMVKSQILQTCLQSLYMLPPTETLRSSLPPLDVAPDVMALYRKSMQALDLLLQSLISENKSVDELCFILQHMEPWLKSDSSDECQRAVQTIFLFLKYVVDYVGLTVSRLTRHPREGSQEGGGHPLHAGPPDRPAHAAVEGQGACHPEPRPPVRVPPPEAADPAEGTSEFTYLNKMKNFEANARRESEMKFYDLVKVLDGNLTVAQHTQLVLTLLRGLCSHNHLRCDLASQLLLMIVEDHSIKAEQVAEILQGLFQELPSIIFKNTLQTVMQAVSVLGTQHTQETVKVILSLCHPSESLRATGAPGCLHSISGSTGLSQAHSTLDREQSSGGCRQVIPLWKALANNTQLARKVLTLLYMKLRLRPPKELVRFTQQAELISLLALGTIYELLYIREYKATVRWAFAGVLVGLLTQLRYLFELDVVDGISDYQEDVLDGKPLSPCRTCLEALKGLFWTTNYWEVFAYLKLLRGWELFEHMETYTEGVTLLARAMAHYDCEVKAVLGQAVISLKSSEERDNIVAILIITEFLNSHELTQYMSRRTVDNFLSLGLNNPNQLVRAMSLKGLSSALMHPEKVMLLRNRLAGLLDGFVGPEPKDLMGLMDILGDILHRLGAQGVGATSLRMAQHLLQLFDDEQADVRGGAILLYGDVLYSGGKKYQQALKNHAFQALVPLLFHLADSCPKVVMKTKLTFLRCAVLLKWEFRKELFGKLAWGRGLSAENDVFIYTVESNLGNYHQFLMQALTYLSSPDRNLKQAAMKFIRGMLQDYFPDLCICLRKADVRTLRKHLEILKQDPDSMSRRFYSSFLEDIWELSQYVTH; via the exons CTCATCAGGAAAGAGGTGCCCAACGCTGGCCTCCAGGAACTCCTGGCGGCCTTGAACCTAGAACTCAAGCAGCCTTTGGAGAAG accttcctcttccacttttatgGGCTGATCCTCCGAGAGTGCGCCTGTGTGGACCTGGTGAGGAGGCACCTGGCCAGCCTCCTGGAGCTGTCCCACCAGTCATCCGGCCAGCGGGAG GGCATTGCCGTGGCCATCGGCATTGTGTCCTCCAGGCACATGCAGGAGGTGTGGGCCACGCTGGAGCACGTGGGCCGCACCAGGTTCCTGAGGACTGTCTTCACGTCCCCAGACAGCCAG CAGCCGGAGACGGACACGCACTGGAGATGGGCTGGCAGCACCTCCCTGCTCTGCTACGGGCAGATGGCCGCGCACGCCGGGGCGCAGATCCTGCCCTGGGTGGACAACATCGTGTCCAGGATGGTGTACTACTTCTCCTGCAGCCGCTAT GACAACATCCTCAAGACCAGCTTCCTTTCGGCCACCATCATGCTTTTGAAGGCTCTCAGGCAGAACAGCACCCCGAGCTACAAATTCTCTCAGATCCCAGAGCTCATCCAGTGCCTCCTG tgcaTCCTTCAGAAGGAGCCCAACTTCCTGACCACCCTCTTCCGGGAGAAGATCATATTGGTCATTGTGGGACTGAG CAACCTGCGGCCCGGTCTCAAACCCATGGTCAAGTCCCAGATCCTGCAGACCTGCCTGCAGAGCCTGTACATGCTCCCACCCACAGAGACGCTCAGGAGCAGTTTACCTCCATTGGACGTGGCTCCAGACGTCATG GCGCTGTACCGGAAGTCGATGCAGGCACTGGACCTGCTGCTGCAGAGCCTCATCTCCGAGAACAAGAGTGTGGACGAGCTATGCTTCATCCTGCAG CACATGGAGCcgtggctgaagtcagacagcaGCGACGAGTGCCAGCGGGCGGTGCAGACCATCTTCCTGTTCCTCAAGTATGTGGTGGACTACGTGGGGCTCACTGTGAGTCGCCTCACCCGGCACCCTCGGGAGGGCAGCCAGGAAG GAGGAGGCCACCCCCTCCATGCTGGGCCACCAGATAGGCCTGCTCATGCTGCTGTGGAGGGACAAGGAGCCTGTCACCCAGAGCCACGCCCACCAGTGCGTGTACCTCCTCCTGAAGCTGCTGACCCAGCAGAAGG CACGTCGGAGTTCACGTATTTGAATAAAATGAAGAACTTTGAAGCAAATGCCAGGAGGGAATCAGAAATGAAGTTCTACGACCTGGTGAAG GTGCTGGATGGGAACCTGACCGTGGCCCAGCACACGCAGCTCGTCCTCACTCTCCTGCGAGGGCTCTGCAGCCACAACCACCTGCGCTGTGACCTGGCCTCACAGTTGCTCCTGATGATCGTCGAGGACCACAGCATCAAGGCAGAGCAG GTGGCTGAGATCCTGCAGGGCTTGTTCCAGGAGCTGCCCTCTATCATCTTTAAGAACACCCTGCAGACCGTGATGCAGGCCGTGTCAGTGTTGGGGACTCAGCACACCCAGGAGACAGTCAAGGTGATACTGTCCCTGTGTCACCCCTCTGAGAG TCTGAGGGCCACTGGAGCACCAGGGTGTCTCCACAGCATCTCAGGGAGCACCGGCTTGTCACAGGCCCACAGCACCTTGGACAGGGAACAGAGTTCTGGGGGATGCAG acaGGTCATACCCCTGTGGAAGGCCCTAGCCAACAACACCCAGCTGGCCCGCAAGGTCCTCACCCTGCTCTACATGAAGCTGAGGCTGCGACCCCCCAAAGAGCTCGTCAGGTTCACCCAGCAGGCAGAGCTCATCTCCCTGCTG GCCCTGGGTACCATTTATGAGCTCCTGTACATCCGGGAGTACAAGGCCACGGTGCGCTGGGCCTTCGCAGGGGTCCTCGTGGGCCTGCTCACGCAGCTCCGTTACCTGTTTGAGCTGGATGTGGTGGACGGCATCTCAGACTACCAGGAGGATGTCCTAGACGGGAAGCCCCTCAGCCCCTGCAG GACATGCCTGGAGGCCCTGAAGGGTCTCTTCTGGACCACCAACTACTGGGAGGTGTTTGCCTACCTCAAGCTGCTGAGAGGCTGGGAGCTCTTTGAGCACATGGAAACCTACACCGAGGGGGTGACCCTCTTGGCTAG GGCCATGGCCCACTATGACTGTGAGGTCAAGGCCGTCTTGGGACAGGCGGTCATCTCCCTGAAGAGCTCTGAGGAGCGGGACAACATTGTGGCCATCCTCATCATCACGGAG TTTCTCAACAGCCACGAGCTCACCCAGTACATGTCTCGGAGAACCGTGGACAACTTCCTGAGCCTGGGTCTGAACAACCCCAACCAGCTGGTGCGGGCCATGAGCCTGAAGGGCCTCAGCAGTGCCCTGATGCATCCTGAGAAG GTGATGCTGCTCCGGAACCGGCTGGCCGGGCTGCTGGACGGCTTCGTGGGGCCCGAGCCCAAGGACCTCATGGGCCTGATGGACATCCTGGGTGACATCCTGCACCGCCTGGGGGCCCAGGGCGTCGGCGCCACCAGCCTCAGGATGGCCCAGCACCTGCTGCAGCTGTTCGACGAT GAACAGGCTGACGTGCGCGGAGGGGCCATCCTCCTGTACGGAGACGTGCTCTACAGCGGCGGCAAGAAGTACCAGCAGGCACTCAAGAATCATGCTTTCCAGGCCCTGGTGCCACTGCTTTTCCACCTGGCCGACTCCTGCCCCAAGGTGGTCATG AAGACAAAGCTGACCTTCCTGCGCTGTGCTGTCCTGCTGAAATGGGAGTTCCGGAAGGAGCTGTTTGGGAAGCTGGCATGGGGTCGTGGCCTCAGCGCCGAGAACGACGTTTTCATCTACACG gtggAGAGCAACCTTGGCAACTACCACCAGTTTCTCATGCAGGCGTTGACTTACCTGAGCAGCCCCGACAGGAACCTGAAGCAGGCGGCCATGAAGTTCATCC GGGGGATGCTGCAGGACTACTTTCCCGACCTCTGCATCTGTCTGAGGAAGGCTGACGTGAGGACCCTCAGGAAAC ACTTGGAGATCCTGAAGCAGGACCCAGACTCCATGAGCCGCAGATTCTACAGCAGCTTCCTGGAGGACATCTGGGAGCTGTCCCAGTACGTGACCCACTGA
- the LOC106989384 gene encoding maestro heat-like repeat family member 5 isoform X9, which produces MTEGALNLLSREVTLSMVATPSEGFSCPHWRSNCLSPTGEQKLDIEHLGRASTSKPPDDGPLWEEALIGKIRTMSALQKSQALEAVQCHIREHTQLIRKEVPNAGLQELLAALNLELKQPLEKTFLFHFYGLILRECACVDLVRRHLASLLELSHQSSGQREGIAVAIGIVSSRHMQEVWATLEHVGRTRFLRTVFTSPDSQQPETDTHWRWAGSTSLLCYGQMAAHAGAQILPWVDNIVSRMVYYFSCSRYDNILKTSFLSATIMLLKALRQNSTPSYKFSQIPELIQCLLCILQKEPNFLTTLFREKIILVIVGLSNLRPGLKPMVKSQILQTCLQSLYMLPPTETLRSSLPPLDVAPDVMALYRKSMQALDLLLQSLISENKSVDELCFILQHMEPWLKSDSSDECQRAVQTIFLFLKYVVDYVGLTVSRLTRHPREGSQEGGGHPLHAGPPDRPAHAAVEGQGACHPEPRPPVRVPPPEAADPAEGTSEFTYLNKMKNFEANARRESEMKFYDLVKVLDGNLTVAQHTQLVLTLLRGLCSHNHLRCDLASQLLLMIVEDHSIKAEQVAEILQGLFQELPSIIFKNTLQTVMQAVSVLGTQHTQETVKVILSLCHPSESLRATGAPGCLHSISGSTGLSQAHSTLDREQSSGGCRQVIPLWKALANNTQLARKVLTLLYMKLRLRPPKELVRFTQQAELISLLALGTIYELLYIREYKATVRWAFAGVLVGLLTQLRYLFELDVVDGISDYQEDVLDGKPLSPCRTCLEALKGLFWTTNYWEVFAYLKLLRGWELFEHMETYTEGVTLLARAMAHYDCEVKAVLGQAVISLKSSEERDNIVAILIITEFLNSHELTQYMSRRTVDNFLSLGLNNPNQLVRAMSLKGLSSALMHPEKVMLLRNRLAGLLDGFVGPEPKDLMGLMDILGDILHRLGAQGVGATSLRMAQHLLQLFDDEQADVRGGAILLYGDVLYSGGKKYQQALKNHAFQALVPLLFHLADSCPKVVMKTKLTFLRCAVLLKWEFRKELFGKLAWGRGLSAENDVFIYTVESNLGNYHQFLMQALTYLSSPDRNLKQAAMKFIRGMLQDYFPDLCICLRKADVRTLRKHLEILKQDPDSMSRRFYSSFLEDIWELSQYVTH; this is translated from the exons CTCATCAGGAAAGAGGTGCCCAACGCTGGCCTCCAGGAACTCCTGGCGGCCTTGAACCTAGAACTCAAGCAGCCTTTGGAGAAG accttcctcttccacttttatgGGCTGATCCTCCGAGAGTGCGCCTGTGTGGACCTGGTGAGGAGGCACCTGGCCAGCCTCCTGGAGCTGTCCCACCAGTCATCCGGCCAGCGGGAG GGCATTGCCGTGGCCATCGGCATTGTGTCCTCCAGGCACATGCAGGAGGTGTGGGCCACGCTGGAGCACGTGGGCCGCACCAGGTTCCTGAGGACTGTCTTCACGTCCCCAGACAGCCAG CAGCCGGAGACGGACACGCACTGGAGATGGGCTGGCAGCACCTCCCTGCTCTGCTACGGGCAGATGGCCGCGCACGCCGGGGCGCAGATCCTGCCCTGGGTGGACAACATCGTGTCCAGGATGGTGTACTACTTCTCCTGCAGCCGCTAT GACAACATCCTCAAGACCAGCTTCCTTTCGGCCACCATCATGCTTTTGAAGGCTCTCAGGCAGAACAGCACCCCGAGCTACAAATTCTCTCAGATCCCAGAGCTCATCCAGTGCCTCCTG tgcaTCCTTCAGAAGGAGCCCAACTTCCTGACCACCCTCTTCCGGGAGAAGATCATATTGGTCATTGTGGGACTGAG CAACCTGCGGCCCGGTCTCAAACCCATGGTCAAGTCCCAGATCCTGCAGACCTGCCTGCAGAGCCTGTACATGCTCCCACCCACAGAGACGCTCAGGAGCAGTTTACCTCCATTGGACGTGGCTCCAGACGTCATG GCGCTGTACCGGAAGTCGATGCAGGCACTGGACCTGCTGCTGCAGAGCCTCATCTCCGAGAACAAGAGTGTGGACGAGCTATGCTTCATCCTGCAG CACATGGAGCcgtggctgaagtcagacagcaGCGACGAGTGCCAGCGGGCGGTGCAGACCATCTTCCTGTTCCTCAAGTATGTGGTGGACTACGTGGGGCTCACTGTGAGTCGCCTCACCCGGCACCCTCGGGAGGGCAGCCAGGAAG GAGGAGGCCACCCCCTCCATGCTGGGCCACCAGATAGGCCTGCTCATGCTGCTGTGGAGGGACAAGGAGCCTGTCACCCAGAGCCACGCCCACCAGTGCGTGTACCTCCTCCTGAAGCTGCTGACCCAGCAGAAGG CACGTCGGAGTTCACGTATTTGAATAAAATGAAGAACTTTGAAGCAAATGCCAGGAGGGAATCAGAAATGAAGTTCTACGACCTGGTGAAG GTGCTGGATGGGAACCTGACCGTGGCCCAGCACACGCAGCTCGTCCTCACTCTCCTGCGAGGGCTCTGCAGCCACAACCACCTGCGCTGTGACCTGGCCTCACAGTTGCTCCTGATGATCGTCGAGGACCACAGCATCAAGGCAGAGCAG GTGGCTGAGATCCTGCAGGGCTTGTTCCAGGAGCTGCCCTCTATCATCTTTAAGAACACCCTGCAGACCGTGATGCAGGCCGTGTCAGTGTTGGGGACTCAGCACACCCAGGAGACAGTCAAGGTGATACTGTCCCTGTGTCACCCCTCTGAGAG TCTGAGGGCCACTGGAGCACCAGGGTGTCTCCACAGCATCTCAGGGAGCACCGGCTTGTCACAGGCCCACAGCACCTTGGACAGGGAACAGAGTTCTGGGGGATGCAG acaGGTCATACCCCTGTGGAAGGCCCTAGCCAACAACACCCAGCTGGCCCGCAAGGTCCTCACCCTGCTCTACATGAAGCTGAGGCTGCGACCCCCCAAAGAGCTCGTCAGGTTCACCCAGCAGGCAGAGCTCATCTCCCTGCTG GCCCTGGGTACCATTTATGAGCTCCTGTACATCCGGGAGTACAAGGCCACGGTGCGCTGGGCCTTCGCAGGGGTCCTCGTGGGCCTGCTCACGCAGCTCCGTTACCTGTTTGAGCTGGATGTGGTGGACGGCATCTCAGACTACCAGGAGGATGTCCTAGACGGGAAGCCCCTCAGCCCCTGCAG GACATGCCTGGAGGCCCTGAAGGGTCTCTTCTGGACCACCAACTACTGGGAGGTGTTTGCCTACCTCAAGCTGCTGAGAGGCTGGGAGCTCTTTGAGCACATGGAAACCTACACCGAGGGGGTGACCCTCTTGGCTAG GGCCATGGCCCACTATGACTGTGAGGTCAAGGCCGTCTTGGGACAGGCGGTCATCTCCCTGAAGAGCTCTGAGGAGCGGGACAACATTGTGGCCATCCTCATCATCACGGAG TTTCTCAACAGCCACGAGCTCACCCAGTACATGTCTCGGAGAACCGTGGACAACTTCCTGAGCCTGGGTCTGAACAACCCCAACCAGCTGGTGCGGGCCATGAGCCTGAAGGGCCTCAGCAGTGCCCTGATGCATCCTGAGAAG GTGATGCTGCTCCGGAACCGGCTGGCCGGGCTGCTGGACGGCTTCGTGGGGCCCGAGCCCAAGGACCTCATGGGCCTGATGGACATCCTGGGTGACATCCTGCACCGCCTGGGGGCCCAGGGCGTCGGCGCCACCAGCCTCAGGATGGCCCAGCACCTGCTGCAGCTGTTCGACGAT GAACAGGCTGACGTGCGCGGAGGGGCCATCCTCCTGTACGGAGACGTGCTCTACAGCGGCGGCAAGAAGTACCAGCAGGCACTCAAGAATCATGCTTTCCAGGCCCTGGTGCCACTGCTTTTCCACCTGGCCGACTCCTGCCCCAAGGTGGTCATG AAGACAAAGCTGACCTTCCTGCGCTGTGCTGTCCTGCTGAAATGGGAGTTCCGGAAGGAGCTGTTTGGGAAGCTGGCATGGGGTCGTGGCCTCAGCGCCGAGAACGACGTTTTCATCTACACG gtggAGAGCAACCTTGGCAACTACCACCAGTTTCTCATGCAGGCGTTGACTTACCTGAGCAGCCCCGACAGGAACCTGAAGCAGGCGGCCATGAAGTTCATCC GGGGGATGCTGCAGGACTACTTTCCCGACCTCTGCATCTGTCTGAGGAAGGCTGACGTGAGGACCCTCAGGAAAC ACTTGGAGATCCTGAAGCAGGACCCAGACTCCATGAGCCGCAGATTCTACAGCAGCTTCCTGGAGGACATCTGGGAGCTGTCCCAGTACGTGACCCACTGA
- the LOC106989384 gene encoding maestro heat-like repeat family member 5 isoform X11, with protein MQEVWATLEHVGRTRFLRTVFTSPDSQQPETDTHWRWAGSTSLLCYGQMAAHAGAQILPWVDNIVSRMVYYFSCSRYDNILKTSFLSATIMLLKALRQNSTPSYKFSQIPELIQCLLCILQKEPNFLTTLFREKIILVIVGLSNLRPGLKPMVKSQILQTCLQSLYMLPPTETLRSSLPPLDVAPDVMALYRKSMQALDLLLQSLISENKSVDELCFILQHMEPWLKSDSSDECQRAVQTIFLFLKYVVDYVGLTVSRLTRHPREGSQEGGGHPLHAGPPDRPAHAAVEGQGACHPEPRPPVRVPPPEAADPAEGTSEFTYLNKMKNFEANARRESEMKFYDLVKVLDGNLTVAQHTQLVLTLLRGLCSHNHLRCDLASQLLLMIVEDHSIKAEQVAEILQGLFQELPSIIFKNTLQTVMQAVSVLGTQHTQETVKVILSLCHPSESLRATGAPGCLHSISGSTGLSQAHSTLDREQSSGGCRQVIPLWKALANNTQLARKVLTLLYMKLRLRPPKELVRFTQQAELISLLALGTIYELLYIREYKATVRWAFAGVLVGLLTQLRYLFELDVVDGISDYQEDVLDGKPLSPCRTCLEALKGLFWTTNYWEVFAYLKLLRGWELFEHMETYTEGVTLLARAMAHYDCEVKAVLGQAVISLKSSEERDNIVAILIITEFLNSHELTQYMSRRTVDNFLSLGLNNPNQLVRAMSLKGLSSALMHPEKVMLLRNRLAGLLDGFVGPEPKDLMGLMDILGDILHRLGAQGVGATSLRMAQHLLQLFDDEQADVRGGAILLYGDVLYSGGKKYQQALKNHAFQALVPLLFHLADSCPKVVMKTKLTFLRCAVLLKWEFRKELFGKLAWGRGLSAENDVFIYTVESNLGNYHQFLMQALTYLSSPDRNLKQAAMKFIRGMLQDYFPDLCICLRKADVRTLRKHLEILKQDPDSMSRRFYSSFLEDIWELSQYVTH; from the exons ATGCAGGAGGTGTGGGCCACGCTGGAGCACGTGGGCCGCACCAGGTTCCTGAGGACTGTCTTCACGTCCCCAGACAGCCAG CAGCCGGAGACGGACACGCACTGGAGATGGGCTGGCAGCACCTCCCTGCTCTGCTACGGGCAGATGGCCGCGCACGCCGGGGCGCAGATCCTGCCCTGGGTGGACAACATCGTGTCCAGGATGGTGTACTACTTCTCCTGCAGCCGCTAT GACAACATCCTCAAGACCAGCTTCCTTTCGGCCACCATCATGCTTTTGAAGGCTCTCAGGCAGAACAGCACCCCGAGCTACAAATTCTCTCAGATCCCAGAGCTCATCCAGTGCCTCCTG tgcaTCCTTCAGAAGGAGCCCAACTTCCTGACCACCCTCTTCCGGGAGAAGATCATATTGGTCATTGTGGGACTGAG CAACCTGCGGCCCGGTCTCAAACCCATGGTCAAGTCCCAGATCCTGCAGACCTGCCTGCAGAGCCTGTACATGCTCCCACCCACAGAGACGCTCAGGAGCAGTTTACCTCCATTGGACGTGGCTCCAGACGTCATG GCGCTGTACCGGAAGTCGATGCAGGCACTGGACCTGCTGCTGCAGAGCCTCATCTCCGAGAACAAGAGTGTGGACGAGCTATGCTTCATCCTGCAG CACATGGAGCcgtggctgaagtcagacagcaGCGACGAGTGCCAGCGGGCGGTGCAGACCATCTTCCTGTTCCTCAAGTATGTGGTGGACTACGTGGGGCTCACTGTGAGTCGCCTCACCCGGCACCCTCGGGAGGGCAGCCAGGAAG GAGGAGGCCACCCCCTCCATGCTGGGCCACCAGATAGGCCTGCTCATGCTGCTGTGGAGGGACAAGGAGCCTGTCACCCAGAGCCACGCCCACCAGTGCGTGTACCTCCTCCTGAAGCTGCTGACCCAGCAGAAGG CACGTCGGAGTTCACGTATTTGAATAAAATGAAGAACTTTGAAGCAAATGCCAGGAGGGAATCAGAAATGAAGTTCTACGACCTGGTGAAG GTGCTGGATGGGAACCTGACCGTGGCCCAGCACACGCAGCTCGTCCTCACTCTCCTGCGAGGGCTCTGCAGCCACAACCACCTGCGCTGTGACCTGGCCTCACAGTTGCTCCTGATGATCGTCGAGGACCACAGCATCAAGGCAGAGCAG GTGGCTGAGATCCTGCAGGGCTTGTTCCAGGAGCTGCCCTCTATCATCTTTAAGAACACCCTGCAGACCGTGATGCAGGCCGTGTCAGTGTTGGGGACTCAGCACACCCAGGAGACAGTCAAGGTGATACTGTCCCTGTGTCACCCCTCTGAGAG TCTGAGGGCCACTGGAGCACCAGGGTGTCTCCACAGCATCTCAGGGAGCACCGGCTTGTCACAGGCCCACAGCACCTTGGACAGGGAACAGAGTTCTGGGGGATGCAG acaGGTCATACCCCTGTGGAAGGCCCTAGCCAACAACACCCAGCTGGCCCGCAAGGTCCTCACCCTGCTCTACATGAAGCTGAGGCTGCGACCCCCCAAAGAGCTCGTCAGGTTCACCCAGCAGGCAGAGCTCATCTCCCTGCTG GCCCTGGGTACCATTTATGAGCTCCTGTACATCCGGGAGTACAAGGCCACGGTGCGCTGGGCCTTCGCAGGGGTCCTCGTGGGCCTGCTCACGCAGCTCCGTTACCTGTTTGAGCTGGATGTGGTGGACGGCATCTCAGACTACCAGGAGGATGTCCTAGACGGGAAGCCCCTCAGCCCCTGCAG GACATGCCTGGAGGCCCTGAAGGGTCTCTTCTGGACCACCAACTACTGGGAGGTGTTTGCCTACCTCAAGCTGCTGAGAGGCTGGGAGCTCTTTGAGCACATGGAAACCTACACCGAGGGGGTGACCCTCTTGGCTAG GGCCATGGCCCACTATGACTGTGAGGTCAAGGCCGTCTTGGGACAGGCGGTCATCTCCCTGAAGAGCTCTGAGGAGCGGGACAACATTGTGGCCATCCTCATCATCACGGAG TTTCTCAACAGCCACGAGCTCACCCAGTACATGTCTCGGAGAACCGTGGACAACTTCCTGAGCCTGGGTCTGAACAACCCCAACCAGCTGGTGCGGGCCATGAGCCTGAAGGGCCTCAGCAGTGCCCTGATGCATCCTGAGAAG GTGATGCTGCTCCGGAACCGGCTGGCCGGGCTGCTGGACGGCTTCGTGGGGCCCGAGCCCAAGGACCTCATGGGCCTGATGGACATCCTGGGTGACATCCTGCACCGCCTGGGGGCCCAGGGCGTCGGCGCCACCAGCCTCAGGATGGCCCAGCACCTGCTGCAGCTGTTCGACGAT GAACAGGCTGACGTGCGCGGAGGGGCCATCCTCCTGTACGGAGACGTGCTCTACAGCGGCGGCAAGAAGTACCAGCAGGCACTCAAGAATCATGCTTTCCAGGCCCTGGTGCCACTGCTTTTCCACCTGGCCGACTCCTGCCCCAAGGTGGTCATG AAGACAAAGCTGACCTTCCTGCGCTGTGCTGTCCTGCTGAAATGGGAGTTCCGGAAGGAGCTGTTTGGGAAGCTGGCATGGGGTCGTGGCCTCAGCGCCGAGAACGACGTTTTCATCTACACG gtggAGAGCAACCTTGGCAACTACCACCAGTTTCTCATGCAGGCGTTGACTTACCTGAGCAGCCCCGACAGGAACCTGAAGCAGGCGGCCATGAAGTTCATCC GGGGGATGCTGCAGGACTACTTTCCCGACCTCTGCATCTGTCTGAGGAAGGCTGACGTGAGGACCCTCAGGAAAC ACTTGGAGATCCTGAAGCAGGACCCAGACTCCATGAGCCGCAGATTCTACAGCAGCTTCCTGGAGGACATCTGGGAGCTGTCCCAGTACGTGACCCACTGA